In a genomic window of Telopea speciosissima isolate NSW1024214 ecotype Mountain lineage chromosome 5, Tspe_v1, whole genome shotgun sequence:
- the LOC122663407 gene encoding probable 1-acylglycerol-3-phosphate O-acyltransferase has protein sequence MSRRLSSSVARMAEEIGKADAQTSVTSPGSSNSRWAWPSVLRWIPTSTDHIIAAEKRLLSLVKTPYVQEQVNIGSGPPGSKIRWFRSLSDEPRFINTVTFDSKDGSPTLVMVHGYGASQGFFFRNFDTLASRFRVIAIDQLGWGGSSRPDFTCKSTEETEAWFIDSFEEWRKAKNLSNFILLGHSFGGYIAAKYAIKHPEHIQHLILVGPAGFSSESDGKSEWLTKFRATWRGTVLNHLWESNFTPQTVVRGLGPWGPDLVHRYTSARFGIYSTGAVLNEEESKLLTDYVYHTLAAKASGELCLKYIFSFGAFARQPLLHSASEWKVPTTFIYGVHDWMNYQGAQEARKHMKVPCEIIRVPEAGHFVFIDNLAGFHSALFYACRRFLSPSAIDYQSLPEDLISA, from the exons ATGAGCCGGAGGTTGTCAAGCTCGGTGGCGAGGATGGCGGAGGAGATCGGCAAGGCTGACGCGCAGACTTCCGTAACATCACCGGGATCTTCTAATTCGAGATGGGCATGGCCTTCTGTTCTTCGCTGGATCCCTACCTCGACTGACCATATTATCGCTGCTGAGAAACGTCTTCTGTCGTTAGTCAA AACTCCGTATGTTCAAGAACAGGTTAATATAGGATCTGGGCCACCGGGGTCTAAGATCAGGTGGTTTCGTTCTTTAAGTGATGAACCTAGGTTTATCAATACAGTTACATTCGACAGTAAGGATGGTTCTCCCACACTTGTTATGGTTCACGGTTATGGTGCTTCTCAAGGGTTCTTCTTCCGGAATTTTGATACTCTTGCTAGTCGTTTCAGGGTCATTGCTATTGACCAGCTTGG TTGGGGTGGGTCAAGCAGGCCTGACTTTACATGCAAAAGCACTGAAG AAACTGAGGCCTGGTTCATTGATTCCTTTGAGGAATGGCGTAAAGCCAAAAATCTCAGCAATTTTATTTTACTAGGACATTCTTTTGGGGGATATATAGCAGCAAAGTATGCCATCAAG CATCCTGAACACATACAACACTTGATTTTGGTGGGACCTGCTGGATTTTCATCCGAGTCAGATGGAAAATCTGAGTGGCTGACTAAGTTCAGAGCCACTTGGCGAGGAACTGTTCTGAACCATCTTTGGGAGTCTAACTTTACTCCTCAGACGGTTGTCCG AGGTTTAGGCCCCTGGGGTCCAGACTTGGTTCATAGGTATACAAGTGCTAGATTTGGTATATATTCAACTGGTGCTGTATTGAATGAGGAAGAGTCCAAATTGCTTACAG ATTATGTATACCATACTCTAGCTGCCAAGGCTAGTGGAGAGTTATGCTTGaagtatatattttcttttggagCATTTGCACGGCAGCCCCTTCTACACAG TGCATCAGAGTGGAAAGTGCCAACCACCTTCATCTATGGCGTTCATGATTGGATGAATTACCAAGGGGCTCAGGAAGCTCGTAAGCATATGAAGGTCCCATGTGAAATCATAAGGGTTCCcgag GCGGGTCACTTTGTATTCATAGACAACTTGGCAGGTTTCCATTCCGCTCTCTTTTATGCATGTCGTAGATTTCTTTCCCCATCAGCCATTGATTATCAATCCCTTCCGGAAGACCTAATTTCTGCTTGA